In the genome of Camelina sativa cultivar DH55 unplaced genomic scaffold, Cs unpScaffold01280, whole genome shotgun sequence, the window TGATGTTGAGGGTGTTGATTCTGCTAAAGACGAGCTCGTGGaggtaaaaaaatgttttgtaatttctatgtttttagatttgagtttttgtacAATCTTGATGGCTTCtggtgtcttttttttttttgtagatagtGTCATGTCTTCAAGGAagtataaactacaaaaaactCGGAGCAAGATTACCTAGAGGTGTGCTTTTGGTCGGTCCACCAGGGACCGGTAAGACCTTGTTGGCTCGGGCTGTTGCTGGAGAGGCAGGAGTtccatttttctctgtttctgctaGTGAGTTCGTTGAATTGTTTGTTGGAAGAGGCGCAGCACGGATCAGAGATCTTTTTAATGCAGCCAGGAAAAACTCACCTTCCATAATATTTATTGATGAGCTTGATGCGGTTGGAGGAAAACGTGGTAGGAGTTTCAACGATGAACGTGACCAGACACTAAACCAGGTAAAGAAGCGACCTTTAGAAACCTTCTTGTCTGGTAGTTGCCTTTGctgatatatttcttttctaGTTGCTTACTGAGATGGATGGATTCGAGTCAGACACAAGAGTCATTGTAATTGCAGCAACGAACAGACCGGAAGCGTTAGACCCAGCTCTTTGTCGGCCCGGAAGGTTCTCTAGAAAAGTTGTGGTTGCAGAACCAGACCAAGAAGGCCGTAGGAAAATCTTGGCTGTGCATCTGAGAGACGTCCCTCTAGAAGAAGATGCGTTTCTCATATGTGATTTAGTTGCTTCTCTAACTCCCGGATTCGTAGGTGCTGATCTGGCCAATATTGTCAATGAAGCTGCATTGCTTGCTGCTCGTAGAGGTTAGACATTTAAGTGATCTTATCAGCCCTTTctgatttaaataaatatccACATCTGGTTGCTTCCCGGGTTTGAATATCTGATCTTTTGGTTTAACCTGCATTAGCATTTTCTTGATTGTTTCATCAGGCGGGGAAGCGGTGGCACGGGAAGATATAATGGAAGCGATAGAGAGGGCGAAATATGGGATAAATGATAAGGAAGTGAGGTCAAGGACATTAGGAAATGAGCTGAGCAAGCTGTTCCCATGGATGCCATCTTTGGCTAGAAGGAACGGACCAGATCAAGACGGTTTACAAGGACCGTNNNNNNNNNNNNNNNNNNNNNNNNNNNNNNNNNNNNNNNNNNNNNNNNNNNNNNNNNNNNNNNNNNNNNNNNNNNNNNNNNNNNNNNNNNNNNNNNNNNNNNNNNNNNNNNNNNNNNNNNNNNNNNNNNNNNNNNNNNNNNNNNNNNNNNNNNNNNNNNNNNNNNNNNNNNNNNNNNNNNNNNNNNNNNNNNNNNNNNNNNNNNNNNNNNNNNNNNNNNNNNNNNNNNNNNNNNNNNNNNNNNNNNNNNNNNN includes:
- the LOC104774069 gene encoding probable inactive ATP-dependent zinc metalloprotease FTSHI 3, chloroplastic (The sequence of the model RefSeq protein was modified relative to this genomic sequence to represent the inferred CDS: added 23 bases not found in genome assembly), translating into VEGVDSAKDELVEIVSCLQGSINYKKLGARLPRGVLLVGPPGTGKTLLARAVAGEAGVPFFSVSASEFVELFVGRGAARIRDLFNAARKNSPSIIFIDELDAVGGKRGRSFNDERDQTLNQLLTEMDGFESDTRVIVIAATNRPEALDPALCRPGRFSRKVVVAEPDQEGRRKILAVHLRDVPLEEDAFLICDLVASLTPGFVGADLANIVNEAALLAARRGGEAVAREDIMEAIERAKYGINDKEVRSRTLGNELSKLFPWMPSLARRNGPDQDGLQGPLGYQSLS